From Saccharothrix espanaensis DSM 44229, the proteins below share one genomic window:
- a CDS encoding SIR2 family protein has translation MRDLDWLIATAPREVTVLSGAGTSVEGPSSLPTGYELTERVFTAYFPSGTLATVLTAHEELGWLATPPCPDSPPGTDLRLPRLETVLGVVARVHGEQAVDDSVADVAHAAPNRLHRFLAHHLARGGGHLTANFDECVEKAGAALGHPPNPDGVLHFHGATGPRGGVLGVTLARIEKGFPPDLATRFLDALRARPAVLVLGYSGSDFFDVDVVVVSLPAGALAGTRVLWLLYSGHPPHFVTSDEALPPLVRALRRAGARVDVLCGPTEVVLDVLGRGWGFPLLGHAVPRDPSPPTFTVDDSLREVAALELFLEIGLFKEVRALLSPPPPNAPRTLLRAATSALLWEQGRWNDLRGFWRRVRPVTDAERVRRVERIGATWWVQGRLLPAYLWLTHHRRRVAAALGDEHALLLAETEGRVLEHMLRTPDLAWFARTRARNLLTVLEEPGQTAGVHPFRTRSDLRNSLAHAVTGSARDGHATVSTEWFSQASSLLAWVTYRHRELRDSYDPGSPDTVLSTRYRALRAQYETIGSRSGALRTILLPGAERVFTTCEVLRDLWKLQHGPWHRIRILARHVHARRSR, from the coding sequence GTGCGTGACCTGGACTGGCTGATCGCGACCGCGCCGCGGGAGGTGACCGTGCTCAGCGGCGCGGGCACCTCTGTCGAGGGCCCGTCGTCCCTGCCAACCGGCTACGAGCTGACCGAGCGGGTCTTTACCGCGTACTTCCCGTCCGGCACCTTGGCGACGGTCCTGACCGCCCACGAGGAGTTGGGGTGGCTCGCGACCCCGCCGTGTCCGGACAGCCCGCCGGGCACCGACCTGAGACTGCCCAGGCTGGAGACAGTGCTCGGGGTGGTCGCCCGGGTCCACGGCGAGCAGGCGGTGGACGACAGCGTCGCCGACGTGGCTCACGCGGCGCCCAACCGCCTGCACCGCTTCCTGGCCCACCACCTGGCCCGGGGCGGTGGTCACCTGACGGCGAACTTCGACGAGTGCGTGGAGAAGGCGGGCGCTGCGCTCGGCCACCCGCCGAACCCGGACGGCGTGCTGCACTTCCACGGCGCCACCGGCCCGCGCGGCGGCGTCCTCGGTGTCACGCTGGCGCGCATCGAGAAGGGCTTCCCGCCCGACCTCGCCACCCGGTTTCTGGACGCGTTGCGCGCCCGCCCGGCGGTGCTGGTGCTGGGCTACAGCGGAAGCGACTTCTTCGACGTGGACGTGGTGGTGGTGAGCCTCCCCGCCGGCGCCTTGGCGGGGACGCGCGTGCTGTGGCTGCTGTACAGCGGACACCCGCCGCACTTCGTCACCTCCGATGAGGCGCTGCCACCGCTGGTGCGGGCACTGCGCCGGGCGGGCGCGCGCGTCGACGTGCTGTGCGGCCCGACCGAGGTGGTGCTGGACGTGCTGGGCCGGGGCTGGGGTTTCCCGCTGCTGGGCCACGCGGTGCCCCGTGATCCCAGTCCACCGACGTTCACCGTGGACGACTCACTGCGCGAGGTCGCCGCCCTGGAACTGTTTCTGGAGATCGGCCTGTTCAAGGAGGTCCGCGCACTGCTCTCCCCGCCACCGCCGAACGCACCCCGCACCCTGCTCCGCGCCGCGACCAGCGCCCTGCTGTGGGAACAGGGCCGCTGGAACGACCTGCGCGGGTTCTGGCGGCGGGTCCGCCCGGTCACCGATGCGGAACGCGTGCGCAGGGTGGAACGCATCGGCGCCACCTGGTGGGTCCAGGGCAGGCTGCTGCCCGCCTACCTGTGGCTGACCCACCACCGCCGCCGGGTCGCCGCCGCACTCGGCGACGAGCATGCCCTACTCCTGGCCGAAACCGAGGGCCGCGTACTCGAACACATGCTCCGCACCCCCGACCTGGCGTGGTTCGCCCGCACGCGGGCCAGGAACCTCCTAACGGTACTGGAAGAACCCGGCCAAACCGCTGGCGTCCACCCCTTCCGCACCCGCTCGGACCTCCGCAACAGCCTCGCCCACGCCGTCACCGGCTCCGCGCGCGACGGCCACGCGACCGTGTCGACCGAGTGGTTCTCCCAGGCCAGCAGCCTCCTGGCCTGGGTCACCTACCGCCACCGGGAGTTGCGCGACTCCTACGACCCGGGTTCACCGGACACCGTGCTGAGCACCCGCTACCGCGCCCTCCGCGCCCAGTACGAGACGATCGGCTCCCGCTCCGGCGCCCTGCGCACCATCCTGCTCCCCGGCGCGGAACGCGTCTTCACCACCTGCGAGGTCCTGCGCGATCTGTGGAAACTGCAACACGGCCCCTGGCACCGCATCCGGATCCTGGCGCGCCACGTGCACGCCAGGCGGTCTCGGTGA
- a CDS encoding IS630 family transposase translates to MIEVEGARRLSPAEREVLRLRVVAALESGRVEGYRQAAEVFGVSERSVGTWWRAYRRAGRDGLVTREGRPGPAELITSEDRGTLFAAMADYTPEELLIGGPLWTRPAVVELIRLVVGVNMTGQGVGLWLRRHGFTPRRPARRAYEQQSAAVRAWLDEDYPAIEARARAEGAAIAWVDQCGLRSDASPPGRSWAPKGRTPIVRVTGKRLRVNVMSAVGPRGALWFTVFTERFTAPVFTTFLDRTARQAGRKIHVIADRHPVHRSKAVRAWLKDNTDRVELHLMPGYSPELNPDELLNADLKRNVNASPRPQRRPARPRDPTLPTTPPTPTAHRPRLLPGTARPLRRHVGNRSLSAQ, encoded by the coding sequence GTGATCGAGGTGGAGGGTGCGCGCCGGTTGTCGCCCGCGGAGCGTGAGGTGCTGCGGTTGCGGGTCGTTGCCGCGTTGGAGTCCGGTCGGGTCGAGGGCTATCGGCAGGCCGCGGAGGTGTTCGGGGTCTCGGAGCGCTCGGTGGGCACCTGGTGGCGTGCCTACCGGCGGGCGGGTCGCGACGGCCTGGTGACCCGCGAAGGACGGCCCGGCCCCGCGGAACTGATCACCTCGGAGGACCGGGGCACCCTGTTCGCGGCGATGGCCGACTACACGCCGGAGGAGTTGCTGATCGGCGGCCCGCTGTGGACCCGCCCGGCGGTGGTCGAGCTGATCCGACTGGTCGTGGGTGTGAACATGACCGGTCAGGGCGTGGGGTTGTGGCTGCGCCGGCACGGCTTCACCCCGCGGCGCCCGGCCCGGCGGGCCTACGAGCAGCAGTCCGCCGCGGTACGGGCATGGCTGGATGAGGACTATCCGGCGATCGAGGCACGTGCGAGGGCCGAGGGCGCGGCGATCGCGTGGGTCGACCAGTGCGGGCTGCGCTCCGACGCCTCACCGCCAGGCCGCTCGTGGGCGCCGAAGGGTCGCACGCCGATCGTGCGGGTGACCGGGAAACGGCTGCGTGTCAACGTCATGTCCGCCGTCGGTCCACGCGGCGCGCTGTGGTTCACCGTGTTCACCGAGCGGTTCACAGCGCCGGTGTTCACCACGTTCCTCGACCGCACCGCCCGCCAGGCCGGCAGGAAAATCCACGTCATCGCCGACCGACACCCCGTACACAGAAGCAAGGCCGTCCGCGCCTGGCTGAAGGACAACACCGACCGGGTCGAACTGCACCTCATGCCCGGCTACAGCCCCGAACTCAACCCGGACGAGCTGCTCAACGCCGACCTCAAACGCAACGTCAACGCCTCCCCGCGCCCACAACGTCGACCGGCTCGCCCACGAGACCCGACGCTTCCTACGACGCCGCCAACGCCAACCGCACATCGTCCGCGGCTACTTCCAGGCACCGCACGTCCGCTACGCCGCCATGTAGGCAACCGATCACTTTCGGCTCAATAA
- a CDS encoding IS3 family transposase translates to METSFSSLKIELVYRRSWRTRDEAETELFRYIDGFYNPGRIPKNLGWLGSDEYEAAWHAAQTRPATIPAAPTASR, encoded by the coding sequence ATGGAGACTTCCTTCTCCTCGTTGAAGATCGAGCTGGTCTACCGCCGGTCCTGGCGCACCCGCGACGAAGCCGAGACCGAGCTGTTCCGCTATATCGACGGGTTCTACAACCCCGGGCGCATCCCGAAGAATCTCGGCTGGCTCGGTTCGGATGAGTACGAAGCCGCTTGGCACGCCGCTCAGACCCGGCCAGCTACCATCCCGGCGGCACCGACCGCATCCAGGTAA
- a CDS encoding RNA polymerase sigma factor, whose amino-acid sequence MNGDVGDLPAGDGELEEVPQPLDYEQFIRQRRSELLRYVRRVADSPEEGEDALQDALVDAYREWQAVSVMERPLGWVLRVTSHKLYLLRRGRRRPLHTSPASVRETVADPSEALVKSSELWDAVRQLSPRLRQVVTIRHTFDLSVGEIAVCLDLKESAVRGHLARAYAQLRDLLPPVQQDDVP is encoded by the coding sequence GTGAACGGGGACGTAGGAGATCTCCCAGCGGGTGATGGCGAACTAGAGGAGGTCCCCCAGCCGCTCGACTACGAGCAGTTCATCCGGCAAAGGCGGTCCGAACTACTTCGGTACGTCAGGCGGGTCGCGGACAGCCCGGAGGAGGGCGAGGACGCGTTGCAGGACGCCCTGGTTGACGCATACCGGGAGTGGCAGGCGGTGTCCGTCATGGAGCGACCGCTGGGGTGGGTGCTTAGGGTTACCTCCCACAAGCTCTACCTCCTGCGCCGAGGACGGCGTCGTCCGCTGCACACATCGCCAGCCAGCGTCCGGGAAACCGTCGCTGACCCTTCCGAAGCGTTGGTCAAGAGCTCCGAGCTCTGGGACGCGGTACGGCAACTATCCCCGAGACTGCGTCAAGTCGTCACCATCCGGCACACCTTCGACCTGAGCGTGGGAGAGATCGCCGTCTGTCTTGATCTCAAGGAGTCGGCCGTGCGAGGTCACCTGGCGCGTGCCTATGCCCAGTTGCGAGACCTGCTGCCACCTGTGCAACAGGACGACGTGCCATGA